In Gemmatimonadota bacterium, a genomic segment contains:
- a CDS encoding NAD(P)-dependent oxidoreductase — protein sequence MPDLITSEEMLIDRMTAPSTAVVEAVSELEGDVVILGAGGKMGPTLAELLVRAGARRVIGVSRFSDARVGAYLEEAGVEVVRADLLDEKDLDRLPDAPNVLFLAGFKFGATGNVPMTWAMNAWLPGRIMRRYAGSRVIYVSSGNVYAYTPVAEGGADEDGEIGPVGEYAQSRLGGERIAEHLCLEQGTPLLIVRLFYATELRYGIIHDLGRKIHDGVPIDLAMGHVNQIWQGDANRYLARLFPLCTSPATILNLTGSDVLSVRSMSEMLGRRLEMEPGFTGRESDTALLGNASKLFDRLGEPEVPPERIADWVAHWIRIGGRSLDKPTGYESRSGRF from the coding sequence ATGCCTGATCTGATCACGAGTGAGGAAATGCTGATCGACCGGATGACGGCCCCGTCGACGGCCGTCGTCGAGGCCGTGTCGGAACTGGAAGGCGACGTGGTGATCCTGGGCGCCGGCGGGAAGATGGGGCCGACCCTGGCGGAACTCCTCGTACGGGCCGGCGCGCGGCGCGTGATCGGCGTCTCCCGGTTCAGCGACGCAAGGGTGGGCGCGTATCTCGAAGAAGCCGGCGTGGAAGTCGTTCGGGCGGACCTGCTCGACGAAAAGGACCTGGACCGTCTGCCGGACGCACCGAATGTCCTGTTTCTCGCGGGGTTCAAGTTCGGCGCCACGGGCAACGTGCCGATGACCTGGGCGATGAATGCCTGGCTGCCGGGCCGGATCATGCGAAGGTACGCCGGATCCCGCGTCATTTACGTGAGTTCGGGCAACGTGTATGCCTATACCCCGGTCGCGGAGGGCGGCGCGGACGAGGACGGCGAAATCGGACCGGTGGGTGAATACGCCCAGTCGCGCCTGGGCGGGGAACGCATCGCCGAGCACCTGTGCCTGGAACAGGGAACGCCCCTTCTGATCGTCCGTCTGTTCTACGCCACGGAACTGCGGTACGGCATCATCCACGACCTCGGCAGAAAGATTCACGACGGCGTGCCGATCGACCTGGCCATGGGCCACGTGAACCAGATCTGGCAGGGAGACGCCAATCGTTACCTGGCCCGTCTGTTCCCCTTGTGCACCAGTCCCGCCACGATCCTGAACCTGACCGGGTCGGATGTCCTCTCCGTCCGATCGATGTCCGAAATGCTCGGACGCCGGTTGGAAATGGAGCCGGGTTTCACTGGCCGGGAAAGCGACACGGCCCTGCTTGGCAACGCAAGCAAGCTGTTCGACAGGCTGGGTGAGCCGGAGGTCCCGCCCGAAAGGATCGCGGATTGGGTCGCCCACTGGATCCGTATCGGTGGCCGCAGCCTGGACAAACCGACCGGGTACGAGTCGCGCAGCGGACGTTTCTGA